From the genome of Pseudomonas sp. WJP1:
ATCCGCCCCAGCGTCTCCATCGCCTTCTCGGAAGTCTCATCCCAGGGGCTGCCATAATTCAACCGGATGCAATTCCTGAAGCGCTGCGTCGGCGAAAAAATCGGCCCCGGGGCGATGCTGATGCCCTGGGCCAGCGCCATCTGGAACAACTTCAAGGAATCCATCTGCTCGGGTAGTTCCAGCCAGAGGAAGTAGCCGCCAGCCGGTTGGCTGACGCGGGTCTGCGCCGGGAAATAGCGGGCAATCGCCGACAGCATGGCGCTTTGCTGTTCCTCCAGGGCGTAACGCAACCTGCGCAAATGCCGATCGTAACCGCCGTGTTGCAGGTAGTCGGCAATGGCTGCCTGGGCCGGCATCGATGCGCAAAGGGAGGTCATGAGTTTGAGCCGCTCGATCTTCTGCGCATAGCGCCCGGCAGCGACCCAGCCAATGCGGTAACCCGGGGCCAGGCTCTTGGCGAAAGAACCACAGTGCATCACCAACCCTTCGGTATCGAACGCTTTTGCCGGTTTCGGCGCCTGTTGGCCGTAATAGAGTTCGGCGTAGACGTCATCTTCGATCAACGGCACTTGATGGACACGCAGCAATTCCACCAGTTCGCGTTTTTTCGCTTCAGGCATGGTCGCGCCCATGGGATTCTGGAAACTGGTCATGCACCAGCAAGCCTTGATCGGGTGGCGTTCCAGGGTTTGCGCGAGTACACCGAGGTCGATACCGTCGCGCGGGTGCACGGGGATTTCCACGGCCTTGAGTTTCAAGCGTTCCAGTACTTGCAGGCAGGCGTAGAACGCCGGGGCCTCGATGGCCACCAGGTCGCCGGGTTGAGTCACGGCTTGCAGGCACAGGTTCAGCGCTTCCAGTGCGCCGTTGGTGATCAACAACTCTTCCATGGGCAGCATCAAGCCGCCAACCATGTAACGCAGGGCAATTTGCCGGCGCAGTTGCGGGTTGCCCGGCGACATGTCGGTGACCACCATGCGCGGATCCATGTCCCGGGCAGCGCTGGCCAGGGAGCGGGACAGGCGCTGCAGCGGAAACAGGGTCGGACTGGGGAATGCCGAGCCGAAGGCTACAGTGTTCGGGTCCTTGATCGATTCGAGGACCGAGAACACCAGTTCGCTGACGTCGACTTCGGTGGATTCGTTGACCTGGCTGCTGATCTCCGGCTCGGAGAACGGCCGGGGTGCATGGGCGTTGACGAAGTAGCCGGAGCGCGGACGGGCGCGAATCAGGCCGCGACGCTCGAGCAAGTAGTAGGCCTGGAACACCGTGGACGGGCTGACCCCATGGGTCTGGCTGGCATAGCGCACCGACGGCACGCGCTGGCCGGGCCCGAGGACGCCGGTGCGGATCAGTTCAGCGATATCATCGGCGAATTTTTCGTAGCGTTTCATCGATTGCCCGGATTGGTGTCATTCAAAAAAAACGAGGTGACTTCTTCGCGATCAAGTCGAATCGTCGCACCGCCACTCCCACATTTGTCCGAGTTCATCCAGACAAACCGATCTAATGTGGGAGCGGGCTTGCTCGCGAATGACGCACCGCAGTCTAAAGCCTTAACGATTCATCGGCGCAACAAACCGGCTTTTCGCCTCGCTGAAGATGCCCGGCTCATCGCTGTCGACGATCCTGAAACTGATGCTCTGCGAGCTGCTGCCCGGCCGCTCCGTGGTCATCGCCACCGAAACTGGCACATCGACAATCTCACCCGGCGCCAGGCTCAGTTCGGTCTTGCCCTGCAGCTGGAAGCCGTCGCCATCCACCAGCGTCAGGCGGTAGTCCTGGCGTTGCTGGGTCTTGTTGATCACCTTGAGGCTGTAGATGTTTTCAATCTGCCCCTGGCTATTCTCGCGAAACAGGCCGCGGTCCTTGCTCACGTCCAGCGACACCATCGGCCGCTCCATCAACGCGACCACCAGCGCAGCGATCATCACCAGCAGCACGGCGGTGTAACCGATCAATCGTGGCCGCAACAGGTGGGTCTTGCCGCCTTGCAACTGGTGCTCCGAGGTATAGCTGATCAACCCGCGCTCGTAGCCCATCTTGTCCATGATCGAATCACAGGCGTCGATGCACGCCGCGCAACCGATGCATTCCATCTGCAAGCCGTCGCGAATGTCGATGCCGGTCGGGCAGACCTGCACGCAGAGCTGGCAATCGATGCAATCACCCAGGCCGACTTCGGCTGGCTTGACCTCGCGTTTGCGTGGGCCACGG
Proteins encoded in this window:
- the mapR gene encoding GntR family transcriptional regulator MpaR (MapR regulates genes involved in Pseudomonas quinolone signal (PQS) production and anthranilate metabolism), which translates into the protein MKRYEKFADDIAELIRTGVLGPGQRVPSVRYASQTHGVSPSTVFQAYYLLERRGLIRARPRSGYFVNAHAPRPFSEPEISSQVNESTEVDVSELVFSVLESIKDPNTVAFGSAFPSPTLFPLQRLSRSLASAARDMDPRMVVTDMSPGNPQLRRQIALRYMVGGLMLPMEELLITNGALEALNLCLQAVTQPGDLVAIEAPAFYACLQVLERLKLKAVEIPVHPRDGIDLGVLAQTLERHPIKACWCMTSFQNPMGATMPEAKKRELVELLRVHQVPLIEDDVYAELYYGQQAPKPAKAFDTEGLVMHCGSFAKSLAPGYRIGWVAAGRYAQKIERLKLMTSLCASMPAQAAIADYLQHGGYDRHLRRLRYALEEQQSAMLSAIARYFPAQTRVSQPAGGYFLWLELPEQMDSLKLFQMALAQGISIAPGPIFSPTQRFRNCIRLNYGSPWDETSEKAMETLGRIVRSF